The Oryza brachyantha chromosome 7, ObraRS2, whole genome shotgun sequence genomic interval tgattatgtGATTAGATTAGGGTCCTAACTGGCTATCATCACTACACTTTGCAAATAAatcaaacacacaaaaaagcCTGCCTGTATGCatcaccaaaaagaaaaaaaggatatAGATTCTAGAACATTGCCGTAGgaagaacaaaaacaaatagcaCACCTCTGGTTGTACATCCAAATATACTACAAGATCTGGGGCTACAAGTCCAATTTCAGGAGCCTGCAAAATGTAAAAGGAGAGATCACTGCTAAGCTATTTATggctaggaaaaaaaaaattcatcgcACGGCTACATGGTATCCTGTTCACCTTGCACCACTCAATGTCAAGTCCCTTGGCAGCTGAAAATGCCACTCCAGAATAAGAATAGCGGTCAACAATGAGAGTAGTTCCACCAAGCAGCTTTCTTTCCATTGAAGCTCTGAAAATGACAACCCAAACCATCAGAATATCAGATACACAAATATAACTTAGAACCAACAATAGCTATTCAACATATCGGAGCATTACAAATTGAGAACAACAAACCTTTTCTCCCAGCGATTTGCGCTGAAGAGCAAATGGACTGTCCTATCATCAAGTTCCGACTCATTTGCGAGGTACGCGGATATCATCTGCCCAACGCTAGTACTTCTATCGGGAAACCGCCACCCTTCGGCCTGGCAACCTTTGCCTTGCAGGAAGGACAGCAGCCGAGCACACTGCGAAGACTTCCCACTCCTGTCAAGCCCTTCCAGCACTATGAGGGCACCACGCCCACTCTGAGAGCTCCCATTCTCCATTCTCACGCTCCGGCACACGCCCCGCCACCGGGGAAGCAAGCCGAGACCACAGCGAGTCGCCGCTTTGACACCCCTGCAAAAAATTGCAGATTGCACAAGACAGTAAGCCCAGCAGAGACCAACACAGGTAGGAATATCATCTAACCTACCAAAAGAAATTGGGAGAGTCGCCTCACCGACCTGCTCCAAGAAGCTGCTCTTCCGGCGGGGCCAGCTAACGCAGTCATGCACAACCCGGTTGCCCTAGTTATTCAGCGCACCCCAATCTACTGTACCTCGGAGCAAGAGATTGCTGCATTAGAACCTAGAAGAGTAATCGCAGTGCCACCCAACCATTCAGATCAGCGTGAACCAGGCTGCGGATCTCTGGTGATGGGAGTTTCGGAAGATTACCTGGCCGAGGCGTCGCGGAGACTCGTCCCGTGCGCCCGTGGAAGCGGCCGGAGatggaggcagcagcagcggcggcggcggccggatcaccggcggcgagaggcggtaGGGATCGCCGCGGCCGCGAGAGGGTTTTGACCGGAGatgggagggcggcggcgtgaaTTCTCTTCCTCTTATGggccgggcccacctgtcatcctCAGCAGCATTCGGCCCAGCCCGGCCGGCCCATGGCCCATGAAACCTTTCCCTTCTCTCCAAGGGCTTAAGCCGCCGAAGCCGCCATTGTCGTCTAGGGTTTaaccttgctgctgctgctggtggtggctgcagctgctgcgccATGGCGACACGGGCACCCGAGCTCCCTCCCAAGCAAGAGCGGCTCGGAGAGGAGTACGAGGatgaggaggatgaggaggaggaggaggggtgggaTGACTGGGAGTCggacggggacgacgcggccggcggcggcggcctcctctgCCTGTTCTGCGGCGAGCGGTTCGACTCCGAGAGCTCGCTTTTCTCGCACTGCGCCTCCGAGCACCGGTTTGATTTCTACAGGGTTGTGAGGGAGACGGGGATGGATTTCTACGGGTGCATCAAGCTCATCAACTTCGTTCGGTCCAAGGTTTGCTTGCAACCGAGCTGTGTAATatgtatgtaattaatttaattggtgCACTAATTGTTTGCGTGGTGAACTAGGTCGTGCTTGATTTGGAGTGCAATTTCTGTGTGCTTGTTTGCTGCATTTCATTGATtattatgttcttttttctgtaattaattaattaattttattggtGTAGTAATTGTTTGTTTGGTCGTAAACTATACCATGCTTGATTTAGAGTGCAATTTCTGTGTCCTTGTTTGCTGCATTTCATGGATTATTATTAACCTTATGAAGTCATGATTGATTTGTAGGTCGCGGAGAATAAATGTTGGAGCTGTGGGCAAGCTTTCTCTAGCAACAGCGAACTATGCAGCCATTTGCATTCATCAGAGATTCCCCAAGTAGAGGGACAGTTTCCATGGGGGGATGATGTATACTTAAAACCATTCATGGAAGATGACTCTCTTTTGCACAGTTTGTCTGtctttgatgatgatgaggaggaggagggttgTGGAATGCCAGTGGGAAGGGGAGAGTGTTCAGCTGGCAATGGGAGTTTAGCTGAATCACGTGAGAGCCTTCTGAACTCTATTATTGATGATGGTTCTGATGTCATTGGTAGATTCGAGAAAGCATGTACTATTGAGAGTGCAGCTGGGGAGTGCAGTGGGTCACTTGCTCAGGAACCGAGTGACAAGCAGTTAAAAATTGCACGCGCTAGTGCTACTGCTAGGGGAATTAAAAGTGTGGATGACAGCTACTTTGGGTCATATAGTTCATTTGGCATCCATAGAGAGATGCTTGGTGACAAAGTAGGTGAAATCTTGACATGAGTTACTATTTTCCTAAACATATTCCTTTTGCTTTGTTTTCCAAAATACACAACCGCTAGTATCGAGGAAGCTAATAAAATTCTGACTCGCCTTTTCAGGTAAGAACAGAAGCTTACAGGAATGCCCTTTTAGGCAATCCTAGCCTCATGAGTAGAGCAACTGTGCTAGATGTTGGTTGTGGCACAGGGATTCTAAGGTATGTGATATAGAATGTGTAAATACTTTTGGTTACTTTGTTTTAGCATTAGCTTGATGCTCTCAATCTTGGATCCACTAGCTATGTATCAAAAGTAAGAAAAAGTGACCGTAAACTTGaaatacataataaaaaaatagagaatgctTGGCTAGATATAATGCACTCAAATAACAGCCTACTGAGAGTAATTCTGACTTCATTCTGCATCAGAAGGTGATTTTGATTCCTACCATGTAGATCACTGTTGCAGTCCTATGTTGGTTCATGAGTACCTTTTATGATATATAAGTTGTTCATTCTATGATGATAATGATAATATTGTTGAGATACAAAACTGATAATTGATATTAATATTCCCAATACACAAGAAGTAAATAATCGATGTTGAATGAGCTGTTGATGGATGCTTTGTCTATATAGTCTTTTTGCAGCTAAGGCTGGTGCTTCTAGAGTTATTGCTGTTGACGGGAGTGCAAAGATGGTTGCTGTGGCTACGGAAGTATGtttgtttaaaataaataattcagCAGAATGCCTTTCTtgtttattatgtttttctctCATACATACTACACAACTGCAGGTTGCAAAAAACAATGGTTTTCTGTATGATGAAAATGTGGAGATGGAACAAAAACGAGACAGTCAAGTGATAAGTGTTGTCCATACCAAGGCTGAAGAGCTAAACCATAAAACACAAGTTCCATCGAACAGTTTTGATGTTTTGGTGAGCGAATGGATGGGATATTGCCTATTGTATGAATCCATGCTCAGTTCAGTTCTATATGCACGCGATCATTTCCTAAAACCTGGTGGTGCTATTCTCCCAGATACTGCAACAATTGTAAGTAGCAACTTTGCCTATATTTCTTTGTCTGCCATTTTCTGCTGTTTGGCTACTTCTTTGGTCTGATCTATTTTTTGTAGTTTGGTGCTGTATTTGGAAAAGGTGGAACTAGCTTGCCATTTTGGGAAAATGTGTACGGCTTTGATATGTCTTGTATTGGCAAAGAAGTAACAGGGAATTCAGCTAGATTCCCTGTTGTTGATATACTGGCCTCTGAAGATATTGTGACAGAGACAGCTATTCTCCATGTAAGCTCCACGAACTGTCTTCCACTGAAGTGTGAAACACCTTAACACCAAGCAAGAGTtaacttaattttgatttgGTTGATTGTCTG includes:
- the LOC102708264 gene encoding thymidylate kinase isoform X2, translating into MENGSSQSGRGALIVLEGLDRSGKSSQCARLLSFLQGKGCQAEGWRFPDRSTSVGQMISAYLANESELDDRTVHLLFSANRWEKRASMERKLLGGTTLIVDRYSYSGVAFSAAKGLDIEWCKAPEIGLVAPDLVVYLDVQPEKAAERGDYGAERYEKIEFQKKVGEHYHSLRDSTWKVVDASLPMEVVEEQLRELAMSCILESQGKQLANLAW
- the LOC102708264 gene encoding thymidylate kinase isoform X1, whose protein sequence is MTALAGPAGRAASWSRGVKAATRCGLGLLPRWRGVCRSVRMENGSSQSGRGALIVLEGLDRSGKSSQCARLLSFLQGKGCQAEGWRFPDRSTSVGQMISAYLANESELDDRTVHLLFSANRWEKRASMERKLLGGTTLIVDRYSYSGVAFSAAKGLDIEWCKAPEIGLVAPDLVVYLDVQPEKAAERGDYGAERYEKIEFQKKVGEHYHSLRDSTWKVVDASLPMEVVEEQLRELAMSCILESQGKQLANLAW
- the LOC102707982 gene encoding probable protein arginine N-methyltransferase 3, whose product is MATRAPELPPKQERLGEEYEDEEDEEEEEGWDDWESDGDDAAGGGGLLCLFCGERFDSESSLFSHCASEHRFDFYRVVRETGMDFYGCIKLINFVRSKVAENKCWSCGQAFSSNSELCSHLHSSEIPQVEGQFPWGDDVYLKPFMEDDSLLHSLSVFDDDEEEEGCGMPVGRGECSAGNGSLAESRESLLNSIIDDGSDVIGRFEKACTIESAAGECSGSLAQEPSDKQLKIARASATARGIKSVDDSYFGSYSSFGIHREMLGDKVRTEAYRNALLGNPSLMSRATVLDVGCGTGILSLFAAKAGASRVIAVDGSAKMVAVATEVAKNNGFLYDENVEMEQKRDSQVISVVHTKAEELNHKTQVPSNSFDVLVSEWMGYCLLYESMLSSVLYARDHFLKPGGAILPDTATIFGAVFGKGGTSLPFWENVYGFDMSCIGKEVTGNSARFPVVDILASEDIVTETAILHSFDLATMKENEMDFTSSFELRLSESGASQSGATWCYGIVLWFDTGFTKRFCKEKPVNLSTSPFSTPTHWSQTIFTFEEPIAMTKEGSVVGSSAPVGTDECPAVLIRSRISIVRASEHRSIDISIETTGIGSDGQKRSWPVQIFNL